Proteins encoded within one genomic window of Aurantiacibacter spongiae:
- the ettA gene encoding energy-dependent translational throttle protein EttA, whose product MAAQYAYVMKDMTKTFPGAQKPVLSNINLQFYRGAKIGIVGPNGVGKSTLIKIMAGIDTDISGEAWPGENISVGYLAQEPQLDESKTVLENVKDGARETAEMVERFNQIGMEMAEEDADFDALSTEMAELQDKIDAVDGWTLDNQLEIAMEALRCPPGDWNVTDLSGGEKRRVALTRLLIQKPDILLLDEPTNHLDAESVEWLENHLKDYAGAVLMITHDRYFLDNVVEWILELDRGSYYPYEGNYSTYLEKKAKRLEQESREESGRQKSLSRELEWIRQTPSARQTKSKARIRKFEQLQEAQQDRKPGKAQIVIQVPERLGGKVIEAKGLTKSYGDKLLFENLDFMLPPGGIVGVIGPNGAGKSTLFKIITGQEEPDEGSIAIGDTVRLGYVDQSRDDLTAGNNVWEEISDGLDYMKVNGHDVSTRAYVGAFNFKGPDQQKNVGKLSGGERNRVHMAKMLKQGGNVLLLDEPTNDLDVETLGALEEAIENFAGCAVVISHDRFFLDRLATHILAFEGDSHVEWFEGNFEAYEEDKRRRLGDAADRPTRLAYKKLTR is encoded by the coding sequence ATGGCCGCCCAGTACGCATATGTCATGAAGGACATGACCAAGACCTTCCCCGGCGCGCAGAAGCCGGTGCTGTCCAACATCAACCTGCAATTCTATCGCGGCGCGAAGATCGGCATCGTCGGACCGAACGGCGTGGGCAAGTCGACGCTCATCAAGATCATGGCCGGCATCGATACCGACATATCCGGGGAGGCCTGGCCGGGCGAGAACATCTCCGTCGGCTACCTGGCGCAGGAACCGCAGCTGGACGAGAGCAAGACGGTGCTGGAAAACGTCAAGGACGGCGCGCGCGAAACCGCCGAGATGGTCGAGCGCTTCAACCAGATCGGCATGGAGATGGCCGAGGAGGACGCCGATTTCGACGCGCTCAGCACCGAGATGGCCGAGTTGCAGGACAAGATCGACGCGGTCGATGGCTGGACGCTCGACAACCAGCTCGAGATCGCGATGGAGGCGCTGCGCTGTCCGCCCGGCGACTGGAACGTCACCGATCTTTCGGGCGGCGAGAAGCGCCGCGTGGCGCTGACCCGCCTGCTGATCCAGAAGCCCGACATCCTGCTGCTGGACGAGCCGACCAACCACCTCGATGCGGAAAGCGTGGAGTGGCTGGAAAACCACCTCAAGGACTATGCGGGCGCGGTGCTGATGATCACCCACGATCGCTATTTCCTCGACAATGTCGTCGAATGGATCCTGGAGCTCGATCGCGGCTCCTATTACCCCTACGAGGGCAACTACTCGACCTATCTGGAAAAGAAGGCGAAGCGGCTGGAGCAGGAAAGCCGCGAGGAATCGGGCCGGCAGAAGAGCCTGTCGCGCGAGCTGGAATGGATCCGCCAGACCCCCAGCGCCCGGCAGACCAAGTCCAAGGCGCGCATCCGCAAGTTCGAGCAGCTTCAGGAAGCGCAGCAGGACCGCAAGCCGGGCAAGGCGCAGATCGTTATCCAGGTGCCCGAGCGCCTGGGCGGCAAGGTGATCGAGGCGAAGGGACTGACCAAGTCCTACGGCGACAAGCTGTTGTTCGAGAACCTCGATTTCATGCTGCCGCCGGGCGGCATCGTGGGCGTGATCGGGCCCAACGGCGCGGGCAAGTCGACCCTGTTCAAGATCATCACCGGGCAGGAGGAACCCGATGAAGGCTCCATCGCCATCGGCGACACCGTGCGGCTGGGCTACGTGGACCAGAGCCGCGACGACCTGACGGCGGGCAACAACGTGTGGGAGGAAATCTCCGACGGGCTCGATTACATGAAGGTCAACGGGCACGACGTCTCCACCCGCGCCTATGTCGGCGCGTTCAACTTCAAGGGACCGGACCAGCAGAAGAATGTCGGCAAGCTGTCGGGTGGCGAGCGCAACCGCGTCCACATGGCGAAGATGCTGAAGCAGGGCGGCAACGTGCTGCTGCTGGACGAACCGACCAACGACCTCGACGTGGAAACGCTCGGCGCGCTGGAAGAAGCCATCGAGAACTTCGCCGGCTGCGCCGTGGTCATCAGCCACGACCGCTTCTTCCTCGATCGCCTTGCGACGCACATCCTCGCCTTCGAGGGCGACAGCCATGTCGAATGGTTCGAGGGCAATTTCGAGGCGTATGAGGAAGACAAGCGCCGCCGCCTGGGCGACGCGGCGGACCGGCCGACGCGCCTGGCCTACAAGAAGCTGACCAGGTAG